One window of the Anaeromyxobacter dehalogenans 2CP-C genome contains the following:
- a CDS encoding HEAT repeat domain-containing protein — MGLFDLFGSKEEREQNQLRKLAKKLTERYGPPENRQKVIEQLGEMATPGALGTLCLRFTVRAEPGITDDEEKETARGILVAAGQEALGPVEAFIREQESGIAWGLRVLAQVAPPEKVVETVVKELARLSRSYTRDPEKKLVLLTWLAEHAGPEADAGLEAALLPLLEDFSDDVRIGAARVLSGRAPSEPARDALIQLLLRDRDNARVRGEVLETLARLGADVKGHRPSVEALLVEPFYLDREGRVKKRG; from the coding sequence ATGGGACTGTTCGATCTGTTCGGGTCGAAGGAGGAGCGGGAGCAGAACCAGCTCCGCAAGCTCGCGAAGAAGCTCACCGAGCGCTACGGCCCGCCGGAGAACCGCCAGAAGGTGATCGAGCAGCTCGGCGAGATGGCCACGCCGGGCGCGCTCGGCACGCTGTGCCTGCGCTTCACCGTCCGTGCCGAGCCCGGCATCACCGACGACGAGGAGAAGGAGACCGCGCGCGGGATCCTGGTCGCCGCCGGCCAGGAGGCGCTCGGGCCGGTGGAGGCGTTCATCCGCGAGCAGGAGTCCGGGATCGCGTGGGGCCTGCGGGTGCTCGCGCAGGTCGCGCCGCCGGAGAAGGTCGTGGAGACGGTGGTGAAGGAGCTGGCGCGCCTCTCCCGCTCCTACACGCGCGACCCGGAGAAGAAGCTGGTCCTGCTCACCTGGCTCGCGGAGCACGCCGGGCCGGAGGCCGACGCGGGCCTGGAGGCCGCCCTGCTCCCGCTGCTCGAGGACTTCTCCGACGACGTGCGCATCGGCGCGGCCCGCGTGCTCTCGGGGCGCGCGCCCAGCGAGCCCGCGCGCGACGCGCTCATCCAGCTCCTGCTGCGCGACCGCGACAACGCGCGGGTGCGCGGCGAGGTGCTGGAGACCCTGGCGCGGCTCGGGGCGGACGTGAAGGGGCATCGCCCCAGCGTCGAGGCGCTGCTGGTCGAGCCGTTCTACCTGGACCGCGAGGGCCGGGTGAAGAAGCGCGGGTGA
- a CDS encoding DnaJ C-terminal domain-containing protein encodes MPERDLYEIIGVPRTATHDEIKRAYRKLARKYHPDVNPGNKAAEERFKEVTAAFEVLSDEKRRKLYDEFGPDSLRSGFDEKKAEQYRQWKRHGAPNGGMPFDFGDFSTVNVGDYGAFDFGSIFGDLFGGARGGRVRRGPIPSQGAHAEAEIAIDLRDAVLGAERDLRVDGRTLRVKIPAGVTDGSRIRLGGQGGRGVHGGPAGDLYLEVRLRPHPHLRREGRDLYLDLPVTIPEAALGAEVELPTFEGPVRLRVPAGAQSGMQLRLRGKGMPDLRGGPRGDLYAVVQLRLPPDGSALREAVKPLAELYKDDPRAGISL; translated from the coding sequence GTGCCAGAGCGCGACCTCTACGAGATCATCGGAGTTCCACGCACCGCGACCCACGACGAGATCAAGCGCGCCTACCGCAAGCTCGCCAGGAAGTACCACCCCGACGTGAACCCGGGGAACAAGGCGGCGGAGGAGCGCTTCAAGGAGGTCACGGCGGCGTTCGAGGTGCTCTCCGACGAGAAGCGCCGGAAGCTGTACGACGAGTTCGGGCCGGACTCGCTGCGCTCCGGGTTCGACGAGAAGAAGGCCGAGCAGTACCGTCAGTGGAAGCGGCACGGCGCGCCGAACGGCGGGATGCCCTTCGACTTCGGCGACTTCTCCACGGTGAACGTGGGCGACTACGGCGCGTTCGACTTCGGGTCGATCTTCGGCGACCTGTTCGGCGGCGCGCGCGGCGGGCGGGTGCGGCGGGGCCCCATCCCGTCGCAGGGCGCGCACGCGGAGGCGGAGATCGCCATCGACCTGCGCGACGCGGTGCTCGGCGCCGAGCGCGACCTGCGCGTGGACGGCCGCACGCTCCGCGTGAAGATCCCGGCCGGCGTGACCGACGGCTCGCGCATCCGCCTGGGCGGCCAGGGCGGGCGCGGGGTCCACGGCGGCCCCGCCGGAGACCTGTACCTGGAGGTCCGGCTGCGCCCGCACCCGCACCTCCGGCGGGAGGGGCGCGACCTCTACCTCGACCTGCCCGTCACCATCCCGGAGGCCGCGCTCGGGGCCGAGGTGGAGCTGCCCACGTTCGAGGGCCCGGTGCGGCTGCGCGTGCCCGCCGGCGCGCAGAGCGGCATGCAGCTCCGGCTCCGCGGCAAGGGGATGCCGGACCTCCGGGGCGGGCCGCGCGGCGACCTCTACGCGGTGGTCCAGCTGCGGCTGCCACCGGACGGGTCCGCGCTGCGCGAGGCCGTGAAGCCGCTCGCCGAGCTGTACAAGGACGATCCGCGCGCGGGCATCTCGTTGTAG
- a CDS encoding helix-turn-helix domain-containing protein, with amino-acid sequence MSDEHDTPAPDAPAAAAPEAEAPAEEGLPAFGRWLARERELRGLTRDEVTRAIKLAPGVVEALESGEEARIPPRAYVVGYLRGYAAAVGLDPDEVVLRFEEAAGPVEARARRAPRGADPRVLAGAALALAVAAAAAWAVLGR; translated from the coding sequence ATGAGCGACGAGCACGACACGCCCGCGCCGGACGCGCCCGCCGCCGCGGCGCCCGAGGCCGAGGCGCCGGCCGAGGAGGGCCTGCCCGCGTTCGGCCGGTGGCTGGCGCGCGAGCGCGAGCTGCGCGGGCTGACCCGCGACGAGGTCACGCGCGCCATCAAGCTCGCGCCCGGCGTGGTCGAGGCGCTCGAGTCCGGCGAGGAGGCGCGCATCCCGCCGCGCGCGTACGTGGTCGGCTACCTCCGCGGCTACGCGGCCGCGGTCGGGCTCGATCCGGACGAGGTGGTGCTGCGGTTCGAGGAGGCGGCGGGGCCCGTCGAGGCGCGGGCCCGGCGCGCGCCGCGCGGCGCCGACCCTCGCGTGCTCGCCGGCGCCGCCCTGGCGCTCGCCGTCGCCGCGGCGGCGGCCTGGGCGGTGCTCGGCCGTTGA
- a CDS encoding glycine--tRNA ligase subunit alpha, with protein sequence MYFQDLILKLQSYWASRNCILAQGYDQEVGAGTMNPSTFLRVLGPEPWNVAYVEPSRRPADGRYGENPNRLYQHHQFQVILKPNPPDVQELYLGSLRAIGIDPREHDIRFVEDDWESPTLGAWGLGWEVWCDGMEITQYTYFQQAGGFEVKPVAAELTYGLERIAMYLQDVENVFDVEWVKGVKYREVFHRNEVEMSTYSFQASDPKMLFGLFDTYEAECKRLIGLKLPLPAYDYCLKCSHAFNNLDARGAISVTERAAYIGRVRALAHDCAKGYLDSREALGFPLLPPADRKQAVEAARAAREARESR encoded by the coding sequence GTGTACTTCCAGGACCTGATCTTGAAGCTCCAGAGCTACTGGGCGAGCCGCAACTGCATCCTCGCGCAGGGTTACGACCAGGAGGTCGGGGCCGGCACCATGAACCCGTCCACGTTCCTGCGCGTGCTCGGGCCGGAGCCCTGGAACGTCGCGTACGTGGAGCCCTCGCGCCGGCCGGCCGACGGCCGCTACGGCGAGAACCCGAACCGCCTCTACCAGCACCACCAGTTCCAGGTGATCCTGAAGCCGAACCCGCCCGACGTGCAGGAGCTCTACCTCGGCTCGCTGCGCGCCATCGGGATCGACCCGCGCGAGCACGACATCCGCTTCGTCGAGGACGACTGGGAGAGCCCGACGCTGGGCGCCTGGGGCCTGGGCTGGGAGGTGTGGTGCGACGGGATGGAGATCACCCAGTACACCTACTTCCAGCAGGCGGGCGGCTTCGAGGTGAAGCCGGTCGCGGCCGAGCTCACCTACGGCCTCGAGCGCATCGCCATGTACCTGCAGGACGTCGAGAACGTGTTCGACGTGGAGTGGGTGAAGGGCGTGAAGTACCGCGAGGTCTTCCACCGGAACGAGGTGGAGATGAGCACCTACTCGTTCCAGGCGTCGGACCCGAAGATGCTGTTCGGGCTCTTCGACACGTACGAGGCGGAGTGCAAGCGGCTCATCGGGCTGAAGCTGCCGCTGCCCGCCTACGACTACTGCCTGAAGTGCTCGCACGCCTTCAACAACCTCGACGCGCGCGGCGCCATCAGCGTCACCGAGCGCGCGGCCTACATCGGCCGCGTGCGCGCGCTCGCCCACGACTGCGCCAAGGGCTACCTCGACTCGCGCGAGGCGCTCGGGTTCCCGCTGCTCCCGCCGGCCGATCGCAAGCAGGCGGTGGAGGCGGCGCGGGCGGCCCGCGAGGCGCGCGAGTCCAGGTGA
- a CDS encoding lytic transglycosylase domain-containing protein yields MPRLSGLLGAALAITAWVVVAAFPRTLSHEPRPHRPGEPDCGATGCEPEADPLVEAIDAQIAARMPGLAEADRTRLASTIVLEAEAARIDPLLVLALIEVESSFDARALSGAGAKGLMQLRESTLRRELERVGLPAGDPHDPVLNVRAGVRYLRRLLDAFGREEVALMAYNAGPNRILGYLREGAIPQRFHVYPRRVKAELRRIRRDIGDERPAEAVAAAAAPAPVAE; encoded by the coding sequence ATGCCGCGGCTCAGCGGGCTCCTCGGGGCCGCCCTGGCCATCACCGCGTGGGTGGTGGTCGCGGCGTTCCCGCGGACGCTCTCGCACGAGCCGCGGCCGCACCGGCCCGGCGAGCCGGACTGCGGCGCGACCGGGTGCGAGCCCGAGGCCGATCCGCTGGTCGAGGCCATCGACGCGCAGATCGCGGCGCGGATGCCCGGCCTCGCCGAGGCCGATCGCACCCGGCTGGCGAGCACCATCGTGCTCGAGGCCGAGGCGGCGCGGATCGACCCGCTGCTGGTGCTCGCGCTCATCGAGGTCGAGTCCTCGTTCGACGCCCGCGCGCTGTCCGGGGCGGGCGCGAAGGGGCTCATGCAGCTCCGCGAGTCCACCCTGCGCCGCGAGCTGGAGCGGGTGGGCCTGCCCGCGGGCGACCCGCACGATCCGGTGCTGAACGTGCGGGCGGGCGTGCGCTACCTGCGCCGGCTCCTCGACGCCTTCGGGCGCGAGGAGGTGGCGCTGATGGCGTACAACGCCGGCCCGAACCGGATCCTGGGCTACCTGCGCGAGGGCGCGATCCCGCAGCGCTTCCACGTCTACCCGCGGCGCGTGAAGGCGGAGCTGCGCCGGATCCGCCGCGACATCGGCGACGAGCGGCCCGCCGAGGCGGTGGCGGCCGCCGCCGCGCCCGCCCCGGTGGCCGAGTAG
- a CDS encoding carbohydrate kinase family protein, producing the protein MRDLDVLCLGETLVDLLPDRRGSLEDCARFEPCPGGAPANVATGLARLGVRTGFRGVVGDDPFGRMLARRLAAEGIEVSLRLARERPTGMWFVALDAAGERTFFSPNARFSADKLIAPADADPAAIGRARVLHVGTSAHVLPEGRAALRAAVEAARRLGVELSFDPNVRAHLWDDLAPLRALCQDVLPRCAVAKLSEEELELCTGEREPGRAAARLAGMGVGIACVTLGARGALVRRGAEEALVAAEPVEVVDTTGAGDGFVAGLLAALSRGAAPLAARSFAEVVAAVRFANRVAGRVCTRVGAVAGLPRAGEISV; encoded by the coding sequence ATGAGGGACCTCGACGTGCTGTGCCTGGGCGAGACGCTGGTGGACCTGCTGCCGGACCGCCGCGGATCGCTGGAGGACTGCGCGCGCTTCGAGCCGTGCCCCGGCGGCGCCCCGGCCAACGTCGCCACCGGGCTCGCGCGCCTGGGCGTCCGCACCGGGTTCCGCGGCGTGGTCGGCGACGACCCGTTCGGCCGGATGCTGGCGCGGCGGCTCGCGGCCGAGGGGATCGAGGTCTCGCTGCGGCTCGCGCGCGAGCGGCCCACCGGCATGTGGTTCGTGGCGCTCGACGCGGCGGGGGAGCGGACGTTCTTCTCGCCGAACGCGCGCTTCTCCGCCGACAAGCTCATCGCCCCCGCCGACGCCGATCCCGCCGCGATCGGCCGCGCCCGCGTGCTGCACGTCGGGACGTCGGCGCACGTGCTGCCGGAGGGGCGGGCGGCGCTGCGGGCCGCGGTGGAGGCGGCGCGGCGCCTCGGCGTGGAGCTGTCGTTCGACCCGAACGTCCGCGCGCACCTGTGGGACGACCTCGCGCCGCTGCGGGCGCTCTGCCAGGACGTGCTGCCGCGCTGCGCGGTGGCGAAGCTGTCCGAGGAGGAGCTCGAGCTCTGCACCGGCGAGCGCGAGCCGGGGCGCGCCGCGGCGCGCCTCGCCGGCATGGGCGTCGGCATCGCGTGCGTGACGCTGGGCGCGCGCGGCGCGCTGGTCCGGCGCGGGGCCGAGGAGGCGCTGGTCGCGGCCGAGCCGGTGGAGGTGGTGGACACCACCGGCGCCGGCGACGGGTTCGTGGCCGGGCTGCTCGCGGCGCTGTCGCGCGGCGCGGCCCCGCTCGCGGCCAGGTCGTTCGCCGAGGTGGTCGCGGCGGTGCGCTTCGCGAACCGGGTGGCGGGGCGCGTCTGCACGCGCGTCGGCGCGGTCGCCGGGCTGCCGCGCGCCGGCGAGATTTCCGTTTGA
- a CDS encoding quinone-dependent dihydroorotate dehydrogenase: MLWPALRSVLFQLDPERVHHLAHWALHRVPPALARARRPAPVPALAVRCMGLDFDGPMGLAAGFDKGDVALPGLFGLGFSHVEIGTITPRPQPGNDRPRLFRLPEHRALLNRMGFNNEGMEACARRLAALPAAARLGPVGINVGKNKATPNEDAASDYLACIERLHPYADYLVVNISSPNTPGLRQLQEREALDRLLRACVRHLAERAPGKPLLVKLAPDLSPEALDEAVDVAIAAGAAGIVATNTTLSRAGVERHPRAAEAGGLSGAPLERLATEVVRRCYARAAGRVPIVGVGGVMDAEGAYAKIRAGATLVQAYTGLIYGGPGFVGRVNAGLARLLERDGFSTLSDAVGADHRQGGGKAAG; this comes from the coding sequence ATGCTCTGGCCAGCCCTGCGGTCCGTCCTGTTCCAGCTCGACCCGGAGCGCGTGCACCACCTCGCGCACTGGGCGCTGCACCGCGTCCCGCCCGCCCTGGCGCGCGCGCGCCGGCCGGCGCCCGTGCCGGCCCTCGCCGTCCGCTGCATGGGGCTCGACTTCGACGGCCCGATGGGCCTGGCGGCCGGCTTCGACAAGGGCGACGTGGCGCTGCCGGGCCTGTTCGGCCTGGGCTTCTCGCACGTGGAGATCGGGACGATCACGCCGCGGCCGCAGCCGGGCAACGACCGCCCGCGCCTGTTCCGCCTGCCGGAGCACCGCGCGCTCCTCAACCGGATGGGCTTCAACAACGAGGGGATGGAGGCCTGCGCGCGCCGGCTCGCGGCCCTGCCCGCGGCCGCGCGGCTCGGGCCGGTCGGGATCAACGTCGGGAAGAACAAGGCCACGCCGAACGAGGACGCCGCCTCCGACTACCTCGCGTGCATCGAGCGGCTCCACCCGTACGCCGACTACCTGGTGGTCAACATCTCCTCGCCCAACACGCCGGGGCTGCGGCAGCTCCAGGAGCGCGAGGCGCTGGACCGGCTGCTGCGCGCCTGCGTGCGCCACCTGGCGGAGCGGGCGCCGGGCAAGCCGCTGCTCGTGAAGCTCGCGCCGGACCTCTCCCCCGAGGCGCTCGACGAGGCGGTGGACGTGGCCATCGCGGCGGGCGCGGCCGGCATCGTCGCGACCAACACCACGCTCTCGCGGGCCGGCGTCGAGCGCCACCCGCGCGCCGCCGAGGCGGGCGGGCTCTCCGGCGCCCCGCTGGAGCGGCTCGCGACCGAGGTGGTCCGGCGCTGCTACGCGCGCGCCGCCGGCCGCGTCCCGATCGTGGGGGTGGGCGGGGTGATGGACGCCGAGGGCGCGTACGCGAAGATCCGGGCCGGCGCCACGCTGGTCCAGGCCTACACCGGCCTCATCTACGGGGGCCCCGGGTTCGTGGGCCGGGTGAACGCCGGCCTGGCGCGGCTGCTCGAGCGCGACGGCTTCAGCACCCTTTCGGATGCCGTCGGCGCGGACCACCGACAGGGCGGCGGGAAGGCGGCGGGGTAG
- the recO gene encoding DNA repair protein RecO, translating to MDRVKLTGVVLRAVDYGESDRVVTLLTAERGKVSAFARGARASRRRFGGALEPFTLLSAEVRERSGSDLLGLDSVSVVRGFGALRGDLGRIACAGYAAELARELVRDHQPHDELFDLLVAYLGALDAAPPRPAALRAFELGALRAAGLMPRLDACARCGAPVGEGPVRFDAGEGGALCGGCAPGVPRTLPLAAGTLAALLRLQEGGLAAAASEPLAAPAGREAREALTAFLEHHLGRRLAARRFLDEIGPLLGG from the coding sequence ATGGACCGCGTGAAGCTCACCGGCGTGGTGCTCCGCGCCGTGGACTACGGCGAGTCGGATCGCGTGGTGACGCTGCTCACCGCGGAGCGGGGCAAGGTCTCCGCGTTCGCGCGCGGCGCGCGGGCCTCGCGGCGCCGCTTCGGCGGCGCGCTGGAGCCGTTCACGCTGCTCTCGGCGGAGGTCCGCGAGCGCTCCGGCTCGGACCTCCTCGGCCTGGACTCGGTCTCGGTGGTGCGCGGCTTCGGCGCGCTCCGCGGCGACCTCGGGCGGATCGCCTGCGCCGGCTACGCGGCCGAGCTGGCGCGCGAGCTGGTGCGCGACCACCAGCCCCACGACGAGCTCTTCGACCTGCTGGTCGCCTACCTCGGCGCGCTGGACGCCGCGCCGCCGCGGCCGGCGGCGCTGCGCGCCTTCGAGCTGGGCGCGCTGCGCGCCGCCGGGCTCATGCCGCGCCTCGACGCCTGCGCGCGCTGCGGGGCGCCGGTGGGCGAGGGGCCGGTGCGCTTCGACGCGGGGGAGGGCGGCGCGCTCTGCGGCGGCTGCGCGCCGGGCGTCCCGCGCACGCTCCCGCTCGCGGCCGGCACGCTCGCCGCGCTCCTGCGGCTCCAGGAGGGCGGCCTCGCCGCCGCCGCGTCCGAGCCGCTGGCCGCGCCCGCCGGGCGCGAGGCGCGCGAGGCGCTCACCGCGTTCCTGGAGCACCACCTCGGCCGGCGGCTCGCCGCCCGCCGCTTCCTCGACGAGATCGGGCCGCTGCTGGGCGGGTGA
- a CDS encoding phasin family protein produces MPDIQSMFKDAWSSARAGVTAAEAEAEKVLGRIGVSTEGVRRQARELGERIDRERRELERNLDDAVRRAANRFRIPTRDDLETLQRRLDAVAERVEALAKREPAAPPPPRQEQGE; encoded by the coding sequence ATGCCGGACATCCAGAGCATGTTCAAGGACGCCTGGTCCAGCGCGCGCGCCGGGGTGACCGCCGCCGAGGCCGAGGCGGAGAAGGTGCTCGGCCGCATCGGCGTCTCGACCGAGGGCGTGCGGCGGCAGGCCCGCGAGCTGGGCGAGCGGATCGACCGCGAGCGCCGCGAGCTCGAGCGCAACCTCGACGACGCGGTGCGCCGGGCGGCGAACCGCTTCCGGATCCCGACCCGCGACGACCTCGAGACGCTGCAGCGGCGCCTCGACGCCGTCGCCGAGCGCGTGGAGGCGCTGGCGAAGCGCGAGCCCGCCGCGCCGCCGCCGCCGCGGCAGGAGCAGGGGGAATAG
- a CDS encoding radical SAM protein has translation MRVTEIFFSIQGEGSRAGRPCVFVRFTGCDLRCGYCDTAYAFHGGVDMDRAAVLAEVARHPARFVCLTGGEPMLQRELPDLARDLVARGYEVAVETHGQRPLDALPAEAIRVVDVKTPGSGEVTTDFAYLDRLQPHDEVKFVVCSEDDFRWSREVVRRHALEGRVQVLFSPAWGQVAPRDLVRWMLESGLDARLSLQVHKVIWGPDVHGV, from the coding sequence ATGCGCGTCACCGAGATCTTCTTCAGCATCCAGGGCGAGGGCTCCCGCGCCGGCCGCCCGTGCGTGTTCGTCCGGTTCACCGGCTGCGACCTGCGCTGCGGCTACTGCGACACCGCCTACGCGTTCCACGGCGGGGTGGACATGGACCGCGCCGCCGTCCTGGCGGAGGTGGCGCGGCACCCGGCGCGCTTCGTCTGCCTCACCGGCGGCGAGCCGATGCTGCAGCGCGAGCTGCCCGACCTCGCCCGCGACCTCGTCGCGCGCGGCTACGAGGTCGCGGTCGAGACGCACGGGCAGCGCCCGCTGGACGCGCTCCCGGCCGAGGCGATCCGGGTGGTGGACGTGAAGACGCCCGGCTCGGGCGAGGTCACCACCGACTTCGCCTACCTCGATCGCCTCCAGCCGCACGACGAGGTGAAGTTCGTGGTCTGCTCGGAGGACGACTTCCGCTGGTCGCGCGAGGTGGTGCGCCGCCACGCGCTGGAGGGGAGGGTGCAGGTGCTCTTCTCGCCGGCGTGGGGGCAGGTGGCGCCGCGCGACCTGGTGCGCTGGATGCTCGAGAGCGGGCTCGACGCGCGCCTCTCGCTGCAGGTGCACAAGGTGATCTGGGGCCCGGACGTGCACGGCGTGTAG
- the rimI gene encoding ribosomal protein S18-alanine N-acetyltransferase translates to MRRPADPAPELRFRPMRTADLDRVVDIEKDGFRNPWSRQLLERELGHAWSSTLLAVEDGPGGEVVLGFIVFWLVHDELHVLNIATALEARRRGVGRALMLEGHRIGRGRGAVLATLEVRRSNLPAIELYRSLGYRQVGIRPGYYAEEGEDAVVMTADLP, encoded by the coding sequence GTGCGCAGGCCGGCCGATCCCGCGCCGGAGCTCCGGTTCCGTCCGATGCGGACGGCGGACCTCGATCGCGTGGTGGACATCGAGAAGGACGGGTTCCGCAACCCGTGGTCGCGCCAGCTGCTCGAGCGCGAACTCGGGCACGCGTGGTCGAGCACGCTGCTGGCGGTCGAGGACGGCCCCGGCGGCGAGGTGGTGCTCGGCTTCATCGTGTTCTGGCTGGTGCACGACGAGCTGCACGTCCTCAACATCGCGACCGCGCTGGAGGCGCGGCGGCGCGGGGTGGGGCGCGCGCTCATGCTGGAGGGCCACCGGATCGGCCGCGGCCGCGGCGCGGTGCTCGCCACGCTGGAGGTGCGCCGCTCGAACCTGCCGGCCATCGAGCTGTACCGCTCGCTGGGCTACCGGCAGGTCGGGATCCGCCCCGGGTACTACGCCGAGGAGGGCGAGGACGCCGTCGTGATGACCGCGGACCTGCCCTAG
- a CDS encoding tetratricopeptide repeat protein yields MRPTSLALAAALSAALACAHAPSAKERRGAEIHHDLGVEALRAGRAQEALREFDQALAVVEDFPEAHLGRGLVLELGFGRLEEAEKAYRRALALRPGYSEAHNNLGQLLAKTGRLQAAVAEFDLALADMMYREPYVARCNKGQALWRMGRKDEGLAELRTCLSMAPRYCDGRRELGRIRLSEGQVREAIEELDAYARSCDQRPDAHLQLGLARMKAGDVAGARAAFERCQAIGDGTNEGEECRRSLGRLQ; encoded by the coding sequence ATGCGCCCCACATCGCTCGCCCTCGCCGCCGCCCTGTCCGCCGCCCTCGCCTGCGCGCACGCCCCCAGCGCCAAGGAGCGGCGCGGCGCCGAGATCCACCACGACCTCGGGGTGGAGGCGCTCCGCGCCGGGCGCGCCCAGGAGGCGCTGCGCGAGTTCGACCAGGCGCTCGCGGTGGTGGAGGACTTCCCCGAGGCGCACCTCGGGCGCGGGCTGGTGCTCGAGCTCGGGTTCGGCCGGCTGGAGGAGGCCGAGAAGGCGTACCGGCGCGCCCTGGCCCTGCGCCCCGGCTACTCCGAGGCCCACAACAACCTGGGGCAGCTGCTCGCCAAGACCGGCCGCCTGCAGGCCGCGGTGGCCGAGTTCGACCTCGCGCTCGCCGACATGATGTACCGGGAGCCGTACGTGGCCCGCTGCAACAAGGGCCAGGCGCTCTGGCGCATGGGGCGCAAGGACGAGGGGCTCGCCGAGCTCCGCACCTGCCTGTCCATGGCCCCGCGCTACTGCGACGGCCGGCGCGAGCTGGGGCGGATCCGCCTGTCGGAGGGGCAGGTCAGGGAGGCGATCGAGGAGCTCGACGCCTACGCCCGCAGCTGCGACCAGCGGCCCGACGCGCACCTGCAGCTCGGGCTGGCGCGGATGAAGGCCGGCGACGTCGCCGGCGCGCGCGCCGCGTTCGAGCGGTGCCAGGCCATCGGCGACGGGACCAACGAGGGCGAGGAGTGCCGCCGGAGCCTGGGCCGCCTCCAGTGA